The following proteins are co-located in the Bordetella bronchialis genome:
- the coxB gene encoding cytochrome c oxidase subunit II, translated as MCRRAVVWIAALWTGAVAAAPGQDVLAPAGIQAERILALWHVTLAVCTAVFVAVLLALVVAIRRASRRDKEGREPDRRHEPRLRRGVVAATVVSVILLCGLIAADFLTDHALSRLPMADPLRVEMVGHQWWWETRYAADGDRPAFVTANQLRLPVGRPVLVTLKSSDVIHTFWVPNLHGKRDMIPGRDAAILLRADRAGDYRGQCAEFCGAEHALMAFSVSALPQPDYAAWVQRERQDARPPEDATLRRGMGIFLGNACAQCHTIRGTPASGTLGPDLTHVASRPLLAAGTIANTPENLARWIAAPGSMKPATTMPPTGLPPEEMQALVRYLGSLQ; from the coding sequence ATGTGCCGCCGCGCAGTCGTCTGGATCGCCGCGCTGTGGACCGGCGCCGTGGCCGCCGCGCCGGGCCAGGACGTCCTGGCGCCGGCCGGCATCCAGGCCGAGCGCATTCTCGCGCTCTGGCATGTGACCCTGGCCGTGTGCACGGCGGTGTTCGTGGCGGTGCTGCTGGCGCTGGTCGTGGCGATCCGGCGGGCGTCGCGCCGGGACAAGGAAGGGCGCGAGCCGGATCGGCGGCACGAGCCGCGGCTGCGGCGTGGGGTCGTCGCCGCCACCGTCGTTTCCGTCATCCTGCTGTGCGGCCTGATCGCGGCGGATTTCCTGACCGACCATGCCCTGTCGCGGCTGCCCATGGCCGACCCGCTGCGCGTAGAAATGGTCGGCCACCAATGGTGGTGGGAAACCCGCTATGCCGCCGATGGCGACCGCCCTGCCTTCGTCACGGCCAACCAGCTGCGCCTGCCCGTGGGCCGGCCCGTGCTGGTCACGCTGAAGTCCTCGGACGTCATCCACACCTTCTGGGTGCCCAACCTGCACGGCAAGCGCGACATGATTCCGGGCCGCGACGCGGCTATCCTGCTGCGCGCGGACCGCGCGGGGGACTATCGCGGCCAGTGCGCGGAGTTCTGCGGGGCCGAACACGCATTGATGGCGTTTTCCGTATCGGCCCTGCCGCAGCCGGACTACGCCGCGTGGGTGCAACGCGAACGACAGGACGCGCGGCCGCCGGAGGACGCCACCCTGCGGCGCGGCATGGGCATCTTCCTGGGCAATGCCTGTGCGCAATGCCACACCATACGCGGGACGCCGGCCTCGGGCACGCTGGGACCGGACCTGACGCACGTGGCCAGCCGTCCGCTGCTGGCGGCCGGCACCATCGCCAACACACCGGAAAACCTGGCCCGGTGGATCGCGGCGCCGGGTTCGATGAAGCCCGCCACCACCATGCCGCCGACCGGACTGCCGCCGGAAGAGATGCAGGCGCTGGTGCGCTACCTGGGATCCTTGCAATGA
- a CDS encoding cytochrome c oxidase subunit 3, whose translation MTHRHGEEVAVAAGTVIDVSGLPTYGFGHRSLMWWGTMGLMLIEGTVFAIGVMSYFYLRGLAPQWPIAADPPALAWGTANTVLLLASLWPNHLAKRAAERQQRARAALWVVVCVVLAAVFLALRALEFTALNVSWNENAYGALVWFLLGLHTTHLITDTVDTAVLAALLFTQRFDGRRYVDVSENAMYWYFVVFSWVPIYAVIYLAPRF comes from the coding sequence ATGACGCATCGCCACGGCGAGGAAGTGGCCGTTGCCGCCGGCACCGTGATCGACGTGTCCGGCCTGCCCACCTACGGATTCGGCCATCGCAGCCTGATGTGGTGGGGCACCATGGGATTGATGCTGATCGAAGGCACCGTGTTCGCCATCGGCGTGATGAGCTACTTCTACTTGCGCGGGCTGGCGCCGCAATGGCCGATCGCCGCCGACCCGCCCGCCCTGGCCTGGGGGACCGCCAACACCGTGCTGCTCTTGGCAAGCCTGTGGCCGAATCACCTGGCCAAGCGCGCCGCGGAACGCCAGCAGCGTGCGCGCGCGGCGCTCTGGGTCGTCGTGTGCGTCGTCCTGGCCGCCGTCTTCCTGGCCCTGCGGGCGCTGGAATTCACGGCGCTCAACGTATCGTGGAACGAGAACGCCTACGGCGCGCTGGTGTGGTTCCTGCTGGGGCTGCATACCACCCACCTCATCACGGATACGGTCGATACGGCCGTGCTGGCGGCGCTACTGTTCACCCAGCGTTTCGATGGCCGCCGATATGTCGACGTCAGCGAGAACGCCATGTACTGGTATTTCGTGGTGTTCAGCTGGGTGCCCATCTATGCCGTCATTTACCTGGCGCCGCGTTTCTAG
- the ligD gene encoding DNA ligase D, translated as MVDTLAKYRQKRNFDITSEPAGGGKANAAARAFVIQKHWATRLHYDFRLELDGAMKSWAVPKGPSYDPSIKRMAVQVEDHPIAYNQFEGEIPKGQYGAGKVIIWDEGTWQPVGDPRKGYREGHLKFDLMGAKMQGRWALVRLHGKENERQPPWLLIKDRDEFARPDSEFSVVDEMPDSVVPLRAQRRKAIARASASGGPAQGKAAKKTAGKTAKATKATKAAARAADEFTADPADDGAGGRKLPGVARALPATLKPQLATLVDGVPPNTADWVYEVKFDGYRIVARLDEDGARLYTRNGHDWSAKMPHLAKALAGLKVPGTWIDGEIVVLADNGAPSFQALQNAFEGERTANIVYYAFDLPYVAGRDLREEPLTVRRALLEQLLDGASDGPVRFSAAFDVPPKDLVASACRMGLEGIIAKRKDAVYVSRRTDTWVKIKCAQRQEFVIIGYTDPRGSRTGFGALLVAVHDDKGGLRYAGKVGTGFDTRGLAELAKKLQALEVKERPLPHQAEMPRQAHWIRPELVAEVSFGEWTGGGHIRHSVFRGLRADKPARAITREEAVPAEAVADDDHDGKDETPPPKAAAKKTRAGKEKPGRLSNPDRVIDPSTGLTKLDLARYYGLVAPLLLTHLKGRPVSLVRAPGGIHEPLFFQKHLEAAMPGVKPLPEKLDPGHPSLLEVPSDVAIMSAAQMNVVEFHTWNAVKTAIDKPDRMLFDLDPGEGVKWATLQQAAGLVRVLLRELGLDCWLKTSGGKGLHVVVPLRKQYGWDPVKDFSQAVVRHLARTLPQIFVAKSGPKNRVGKIFADYLRNGFGATTVSAWSARARPGLGISVPIAWDELPEIKSGAQWTIASVHSRLDAGNEPWADYRAQSLGPAMKALDFEPGRR; from the coding sequence ATGGTCGACACCCTTGCCAAGTACCGCCAGAAGCGCAACTTCGATATCACGTCCGAACCCGCGGGCGGCGGCAAAGCGAACGCGGCGGCGCGCGCCTTCGTCATCCAGAAGCACTGGGCGACGCGCCTGCACTACGATTTCCGGCTCGAACTGGATGGCGCGATGAAAAGCTGGGCCGTGCCCAAGGGCCCCAGCTACGACCCATCCATCAAGCGCATGGCCGTCCAGGTGGAAGACCATCCCATCGCCTACAACCAGTTCGAAGGCGAAATACCCAAGGGCCAGTATGGCGCCGGCAAGGTCATCATCTGGGACGAAGGCACGTGGCAGCCGGTGGGCGACCCGCGCAAGGGCTATCGCGAAGGGCATCTGAAATTCGACCTGATGGGCGCCAAGATGCAGGGCCGCTGGGCGCTGGTGCGGCTGCACGGCAAGGAAAACGAAAGGCAGCCCCCCTGGCTGTTGATCAAGGATCGCGACGAATTCGCGCGGCCCGACAGCGAGTTCAGCGTGGTCGACGAAATGCCCGACAGCGTGGTGCCGCTGCGCGCGCAACGCAGGAAGGCGATCGCGCGGGCGTCGGCCAGCGGGGGACCGGCGCAGGGAAAGGCGGCGAAGAAGACGGCCGGCAAGACCGCCAAGGCGACGAAAGCGACGAAGGCCGCGGCAAGGGCCGCGGATGAATTTACCGCCGATCCGGCCGACGACGGCGCCGGGGGGCGGAAACTGCCCGGGGTGGCCCGCGCGCTGCCCGCCACCCTGAAACCCCAGCTTGCCACGCTGGTGGACGGCGTGCCGCCGAACACGGCGGACTGGGTCTACGAGGTGAAGTTCGACGGCTACCGCATCGTGGCCCGCCTGGACGAAGACGGCGCGCGGCTCTACACCCGCAACGGCCACGACTGGAGCGCGAAGATGCCGCACCTGGCCAAGGCGCTGGCCGGACTCAAGGTGCCGGGCACGTGGATAGACGGCGAGATCGTCGTCCTGGCCGATAACGGCGCACCCAGTTTCCAGGCCCTGCAGAACGCCTTCGAGGGCGAGCGCACCGCCAATATCGTTTACTACGCCTTCGATCTTCCCTACGTCGCCGGCCGCGATTTGCGCGAAGAACCGCTTACCGTGCGGCGCGCCCTGCTGGAGCAACTGCTGGACGGGGCTTCCGACGGCCCGGTGCGCTTCAGCGCCGCCTTCGACGTACCGCCCAAGGACCTGGTGGCGTCGGCGTGCAGGATGGGCCTGGAAGGCATCATCGCCAAGCGCAAGGACGCCGTCTATGTGTCCCGGCGCACCGATACCTGGGTCAAGATCAAATGCGCCCAGCGGCAGGAGTTCGTGATTATCGGCTACACCGATCCGCGCGGCAGCCGCACCGGTTTCGGCGCGCTGCTGGTCGCGGTCCATGACGACAAGGGCGGCCTGCGCTACGCCGGCAAGGTCGGCACGGGCTTCGACACGCGCGGGCTGGCCGAACTGGCGAAGAAGCTGCAGGCGCTGGAGGTCAAGGAACGGCCGCTGCCGCACCAGGCCGAGATGCCGCGCCAGGCGCACTGGATCCGCCCGGAACTGGTCGCCGAAGTGTCCTTCGGCGAATGGACGGGTGGTGGGCATATCCGTCATTCGGTTTTCCGGGGCTTGCGGGCCGACAAGCCGGCGCGCGCGATCACCCGCGAGGAAGCCGTCCCCGCCGAGGCGGTCGCCGACGACGACCATGACGGCAAGGACGAGACGCCCCCGCCCAAAGCCGCCGCGAAGAAAACCCGGGCAGGAAAAGAAAAGCCGGGCCGGCTGTCCAATCCCGACCGGGTCATCGATCCCTCCACGGGCCTGACCAAGCTGGACCTGGCGCGCTATTACGGGCTGGTGGCGCCGCTGCTGCTGACGCACCTGAAAGGCAGGCCGGTCTCGCTGGTGCGCGCGCCGGGCGGCATCCACGAGCCGCTGTTCTTCCAGAAGCACCTGGAAGCGGCCATGCCGGGCGTCAAGCCCTTGCCGGAAAAACTGGACCCGGGCCATCCCTCTTTGCTGGAAGTACCGTCGGACGTGGCCATCATGTCGGCGGCGCAGATGAACGTGGTGGAATTCCACACCTGGAACGCCGTCAAGACCGCGATAGACAAGCCCGACCGCATGCTGTTCGACCTGGATCCCGGGGAAGGCGTGAAATGGGCCACGCTGCAGCAGGCCGCCGGGCTGGTACGCGTGCTGCTGCGGGAGCTCGGCCTGGACTGCTGGCTGAAGACCAGCGGCGGCAAGGGGCTGCACGTGGTCGTGCCGCTGCGCAAGCAGTACGGCTGGGACCCGGTGAAGGATTTTTCGCAGGCCGTCGTGCGGCATCTGGCGCGCACCCTGCCCCAGATCTTCGTGGCGAAGAGCGGTCCCAAGAACCGCGTGGGCAAGATCTTCGCGGACTACCTGCGCAACGGCTTCGGCGCCACCACCGTATCGGCCTGGTCGGCGCGCGCGCGTCCCGGACTCGGCATCTCGGTGCCTATCGCCTGGGATGAACTGCCGGAAATCAAGAGCGGCGCGCAGTGGACCATCGCCAGCGTCCACAGCCGCCTGGACGCGGGCAACGAGCCCTGGGCGGATTACCGCGCCCAATCCCTGGGGCCCGCCATGAAGGCGCTGGACTTCGAGCCCGGGCGCCGGTAG
- the ctaD gene encoding cytochrome c oxidase subunit I, with the protein MLAETWRDPPGWRGWLCAINHKTISLRFMLATFVFFLLGGLLALAMRLQLTRPDNQLVGPTFYNQLFTMHGTTMMFLFAVPVMQAVAGYLVPLMIGARSVAFPRLNAYAYWVFVFGGLFLFGGFLLGAGPDAGWFAYVPLSGPDYSTGKGVDIWAQMITFTELAALLEAIVLITTILKLRAPGMTLNRMPLFVWAVLVTQFMVIFAMPAVMFGSTALILDRLVGTHFYNPARGGDVLLWQHLFWFFGHPEVYLIFIPPLGFISTILPTFARRPVFGYPAMVLALVAIAFLAFGLWAHHMYATSMPEMGKRFFTASSLAIAIPSGVQIFCWLATLATGRLRWSTPLCFVLAFFFILVLGGMTGVMLGSVSLDLQVHDTYFVVAHLHYVLFGGAVFPLFGAFYYWFPKFTGRLLDETLGYWHFWLFFIGFNLTFFPMHVLGLEGMPRRVWTYPAGMGWDGMNLWATVGDGMLGAGVLIFLFNVLRSRRRGVPAGPDPWAAGTLEWRSSSPPPPHNFDCLPVVASRDPLWDDGVRGSVAGLAADAREVLVTTAVDARPDLRVLFPNPSIWPFVSAVATAVLFVASVFTPWAVVWLSAPVAAAMILWFWPSRRATGQAIRLERKP; encoded by the coding sequence ATGCTGGCGGAGACCTGGCGGGATCCGCCCGGCTGGCGTGGATGGCTGTGCGCCATCAACCACAAGACCATCAGCCTGCGCTTCATGCTGGCGACCTTCGTGTTCTTCCTGCTGGGCGGCCTGCTGGCGCTGGCGATGCGCCTGCAACTGACCCGGCCGGACAACCAGCTGGTGGGGCCGACCTTCTACAACCAGCTTTTCACCATGCACGGCACCACCATGATGTTCCTGTTCGCCGTCCCGGTGATGCAGGCCGTGGCCGGCTATCTGGTGCCGCTGATGATAGGGGCGCGCAGCGTGGCCTTTCCCCGGCTGAACGCATATGCGTACTGGGTCTTCGTCTTCGGCGGGCTGTTCCTGTTCGGCGGCTTCCTGCTGGGCGCGGGGCCGGACGCCGGCTGGTTCGCCTACGTTCCCCTGTCCGGCCCCGACTATTCCACCGGCAAGGGCGTCGACATCTGGGCCCAGATGATCACCTTCACCGAGCTGGCGGCGCTGCTGGAGGCCATCGTCCTGATCACCACCATCCTGAAACTGCGGGCGCCGGGCATGACGCTGAACCGCATGCCGCTCTTCGTCTGGGCCGTGCTGGTCACGCAGTTCATGGTGATCTTCGCCATGCCCGCCGTGATGTTCGGCAGTACCGCCCTGATCCTGGACAGGCTGGTGGGCACGCATTTCTACAACCCGGCGCGCGGCGGAGACGTGCTGCTCTGGCAGCACCTGTTCTGGTTCTTCGGCCACCCCGAGGTCTACCTGATCTTCATCCCGCCGCTGGGTTTCATCTCGACCATCCTGCCCACTTTCGCACGCCGGCCGGTGTTCGGCTATCCGGCCATGGTGCTGGCCTTGGTGGCCATCGCCTTCCTGGCCTTCGGCCTGTGGGCCCACCATATGTACGCCACCAGCATGCCCGAGATGGGCAAGCGCTTTTTCACGGCCTCGAGCCTGGCGATCGCCATACCGTCCGGCGTGCAGATCTTCTGCTGGCTCGCCACGCTGGCCACGGGACGCTTGCGCTGGAGTACACCGCTCTGCTTCGTACTGGCTTTCTTCTTCATCCTGGTCCTGGGCGGCATGACGGGGGTGATGCTGGGATCGGTTTCGCTGGACCTGCAGGTGCACGACACCTACTTCGTCGTCGCGCATCTGCACTATGTGCTGTTCGGCGGGGCCGTGTTTCCGCTGTTCGGCGCCTTCTACTACTGGTTTCCCAAGTTCACCGGGCGGCTGCTGGACGAGACCCTGGGCTACTGGCACTTCTGGCTGTTCTTCATCGGCTTCAACCTGACCTTTTTTCCCATGCACGTGCTGGGGCTGGAAGGCATGCCCAGGCGGGTCTGGACCTACCCCGCCGGGATGGGCTGGGACGGCATGAACCTGTGGGCGACGGTGGGCGACGGCATGCTGGGGGCCGGGGTGTTGATTTTCCTGTTCAACGTACTGCGCAGCCGGCGCCGGGGCGTCCCGGCCGGCCCGGATCCCTGGGCGGCGGGCACGCTGGAATGGCGCAGCAGCAGTCCGCCGCCGCCGCACAACTTCGATTGCCTGCCGGTGGTGGCATCGCGCGATCCCCTGTGGGACGACGGCGTGCGTGGCAGCGTGGCGGGGCTGGCGGCCGATGCGCGCGAAGTGCTGGTGACCACCGCCGTCGACGCGCGTCCGGACCTGCGCGTGCTGTTTCCCAATCCCTCGATCTGGCCTTTTGTCAGCGCCGTGGCCACCGCGGTGCTGTTCGTGGCGTCGGTGTTCACGCCCTGGGCCGTGGTGTGGCTGTCGGCGCCGGTGGCGGCGGCGATGATCCTGTGGTTCTGGCCCAGCCGGCGCGCGACCGGACAGGCCATACGGCTGGAGCGCAAGCCATGA
- a CDS encoding Ku protein, with translation MASSTRTIWKGAISFGLVNIPVGLHTATVESGVDFDWLDKRTMDPVGYKRINKRTGREIDRENIVKGVQYEDGKYVIVSPEEIAEAYPRTTQTIEIQRFVPAEQLSFVYLERPYYIAPINKGQKVYALLRDTLAKTGKIGIAKVVIQTKQHLAALVPAGDALVLNLMRWGDEVKPVEDLDLPAAGTKALAASPQEQKMAKMLVEDMSGDWNPDDFKDEFRHAVMDLVEQKVKAGKTETVIEPQEEAPSLGGDNVIDLTELLQRSLKGGHGAKAAAPAKSPAKKAAKKTATKTKSASKSGGRTRKAA, from the coding sequence ATGGCCTCGTCTACGCGAACGATCTGGAAAGGCGCCATTTCGTTTGGCCTCGTCAACATCCCCGTGGGCCTGCACACGGCAACCGTCGAATCCGGGGTGGATTTCGACTGGCTGGACAAGCGGACCATGGACCCGGTCGGCTACAAGCGCATCAACAAGCGCACCGGCCGCGAAATCGACCGGGAAAACATCGTCAAGGGCGTGCAGTACGAAGACGGCAAGTACGTCATCGTCTCCCCTGAGGAAATCGCCGAGGCCTATCCGCGCACCACGCAAACCATCGAGATCCAGCGCTTCGTGCCGGCCGAGCAGCTTTCCTTCGTGTACCTGGAGCGGCCCTACTACATCGCGCCCATCAACAAGGGCCAGAAGGTCTACGCGCTGTTGCGCGATACCCTGGCCAAGACCGGCAAGATCGGTATCGCCAAGGTGGTGATCCAGACCAAGCAGCACCTGGCCGCGCTGGTGCCCGCCGGCGATGCGCTGGTGCTGAACCTGATGCGCTGGGGCGACGAGGTCAAGCCCGTCGAGGACCTGGACCTGCCGGCCGCGGGCACCAAGGCGCTGGCCGCCAGCCCGCAGGAACAGAAGATGGCGAAAATGCTGGTGGAAGATATGTCGGGCGACTGGAACCCGGATGACTTCAAGGATGAATTCCGCCACGCCGTCATGGACCTGGTGGAACAGAAGGTCAAGGCCGGCAAGACCGAGACCGTGATCGAGCCGCAGGAAGAAGCCCCGAGCCTGGGCGGCGATAACGTCATCGACCTGACCGAGCTGCTGCAACGCAGCCTGAAGGGCGGGCATGGCGCCAAGGCGGCCGCCCCGGCCAAGAGCCCCGCGAAGAAGGCCGCCAAAAAGACCGCCACGAAGACCAAGTCCGCGTCCAAGTCCGGCGGCCGTACGCGCAAGGCGGCCTGA
- a CDS encoding cytochrome c oxidase assembly protein, protein MSPACLAVLAACFPLGAHAHVASADAAGLPDLQPVLEPWVVGTLLLSLFLYVAGYLRLRRHAAAGPDDEADAGVGASGNGASAPGASAPGASSDGASGDGARTRQRQLLAFLAGWATLCIALVSPLDALGPVLFSAHMVQHEMLMIVAAPLLVVSRPLAVWLWAFPRRWRRPIARAWRWRPLLRAWTLLTGALAAWMLHAAALWLWHVPRFFQAALADPTVHAWQHASFLASALLFWWPIFGASRRTAPGGYAMVSLFTTMVHTGALGALLTLAPGLWYPAYAEPAAALGVDALRDQQLGGLVMWVPGGLAYLIGGLYVGWRWLARPALSVSVMVLLAVPASMLPTRPAHAAGDDASSADAMLTARGRYVASAGDCFGCHTNPKGGAPYAGGRELWSPFGTIVSTNITPDPRHGIGGYTYEEFARALRRGVARGGKPLYPAMPYASFARMTEDDLRALYAYMMHDVPAVDQSPPPTDLPFPFNQRWMLRGWQALFVPDEVYQPRPGRDAQWNRGAYLVQTLGHCGACHTPRGPAFQERGDDETSRHFLTGGVNDHWFAPNLNSGMGSGLGRMSVDELATFMKTGHANGNMAYGSMVETVETSLQHLTDEDLRAIAVYLKSLPPNADSGRYREDRAAAAEATPEQGNRTLDVESVGAAVYKNFCAQCHQANGMGIPGVYPRLAGNPSVLAQDKTSLMRIVMEGGRSAQTAHGPAPQHMPPFDTVLTEAQIAQVITYIRSSWGNDAPPASGAEVAQLRQALKK, encoded by the coding sequence ATGTCGCCGGCATGCCTCGCGGTGCTGGCGGCGTGTTTTCCGCTGGGGGCGCATGCGCATGTCGCGTCGGCGGATGCGGCCGGGCTGCCGGATCTCCAGCCGGTGCTGGAGCCCTGGGTCGTCGGCACGCTGCTGCTGAGTCTGTTCCTTTATGTGGCGGGCTATCTGCGGCTGCGCCGCCACGCCGCCGCGGGCCCGGATGATGAGGCGGACGCTGGCGTCGGCGCGTCCGGAAACGGGGCGTCGGCCCCCGGTGCGTCGGCCCCCGGTGCGTCGAGCGACGGCGCGTCGGGCGACGGCGCCCGGACGCGCCAGCGCCAATTGCTGGCCTTCCTGGCCGGCTGGGCGACGCTGTGCATCGCGCTCGTATCGCCGTTGGACGCGCTGGGTCCCGTGCTGTTCTCGGCACACATGGTGCAACACGAGATGCTGATGATCGTGGCCGCGCCATTGCTGGTCGTGAGCCGGCCGCTGGCCGTGTGGCTGTGGGCGTTCCCCCGGCGATGGCGGCGCCCCATCGCCCGGGCGTGGCGGTGGCGGCCCTTGCTGCGCGCCTGGACGCTGCTGACTGGCGCGCTGGCCGCGTGGATGTTGCATGCGGCGGCGCTGTGGCTATGGCACGTGCCCCGGTTCTTCCAGGCGGCCCTGGCGGATCCCACCGTGCATGCGTGGCAGCACGCCAGCTTCCTGGCGAGCGCCCTGCTCTTCTGGTGGCCCATCTTCGGCGCGAGCCGCCGCACCGCCCCGGGCGGCTATGCCATGGTGTCGCTGTTCACCACCATGGTCCATACCGGCGCGCTGGGCGCCTTGCTGACGCTGGCCCCGGGCCTGTGGTATCCCGCCTATGCCGAACCCGCGGCGGCGCTGGGCGTGGACGCGCTGCGCGACCAGCAACTGGGCGGCCTGGTGATGTGGGTGCCGGGCGGCCTGGCCTATCTGATCGGCGGGCTGTACGTCGGCTGGCGCTGGCTGGCGCGCCCGGCCCTGTCCGTGTCGGTCATGGTGCTGCTGGCCGTACCGGCGTCGATGCTGCCCACCCGCCCCGCCCATGCCGCGGGCGATGATGCATCCTCCGCGGACGCGATGCTGACCGCGCGCGGCCGCTATGTGGCCAGTGCCGGCGACTGCTTCGGATGCCATACCAATCCCAAGGGCGGCGCGCCTTACGCCGGTGGCCGCGAGCTGTGGTCGCCCTTCGGCACCATCGTCTCCACCAATATCACGCCCGATCCCCGGCACGGCATAGGGGGCTACACCTACGAGGAATTCGCGCGCGCCCTGCGCCGCGGCGTGGCGCGCGGCGGCAAGCCGCTGTATCCCGCCATGCCCTATGCGTCCTTCGCCAGGATGACGGAGGACGACCTGCGCGCGCTGTATGCCTACATGATGCACGACGTCCCGGCCGTGGATCAGTCGCCGCCGCCCACCGACCTGCCTTTCCCGTTCAACCAGCGCTGGATGCTGCGCGGCTGGCAAGCCCTGTTCGTCCCCGACGAGGTCTACCAGCCGCGCCCCGGGCGGGATGCGCAATGGAACCGCGGCGCCTACCTGGTGCAGACGCTGGGACACTGCGGCGCCTGCCATACGCCCCGCGGCCCCGCCTTCCAGGAACGCGGCGACGACGAAACGTCCCGCCACTTCCTGACCGGCGGCGTGAATGACCACTGGTTCGCGCCCAACTTGAACAGCGGCATGGGCTCGGGACTGGGCCGCATGAGCGTCGACGAGCTGGCCACCTTCATGAAGACCGGACATGCCAACGGCAACATGGCCTACGGCAGCATGGTCGAAACGGTGGAAACCAGCCTGCAGCACCTGACGGACGAGGACCTGCGCGCCATCGCGGTCTACCTGAAGAGCCTGCCGCCGAATGCGGACAGCGGCCGCTACCGCGAGGACCGCGCGGCGGCGGCCGAGGCCACGCCGGAACAGGGCAATCGCACCCTGGACGTGGAGTCCGTGGGCGCCGCCGTGTACAAGAACTTCTGCGCGCAATGCCACCAGGCCAACGGCATGGGCATACCGGGCGTCTACCCCCGCCTGGCGGGCAACCCATCGGTGCTGGCGCAGGACAAGACCTCGCTGATGCGCATCGTGATGGAAGGCGGGCGCAGCGCGCAGACGGCGCACGGCCCGGCGCCGCAGCACATGCCTCCCTTCGATACCGTGCTGACCGAGGCCCAGATCGCGCAGGTCATCACCTATATCCGCAGCTCCTGGGGCAACGACGCGCCGCCGGCTTCGGGCGCGGAAGTCGCGCAGCTGCGGCAGGCGTTGAAGAAATAG